In Xenopus tropicalis strain Nigerian chromosome 5, UCB_Xtro_10.0, whole genome shotgun sequence, one genomic interval encodes:
- the klf11 gene encoding Krueppel-like factor 11 isoform X1 gives MQHDEVDFMDICESILERKRHDSERSTCSTLEQNDFEAVEALVCMSSWGQRSHKGEVLKMRPLTPASDSSDFIMHCDSAQQLPKDYHSISMLCMTPPRSPEFAEPCTTLPAASQVTYSKPVTVMSSSSACSVSSSVVYKPLVSSIPRAPSPAVEVCKPCRAMATSVIRHTADSSPFRRIPEPPAQAKAPAPKCTAEKKHKPDHSKPPEEAPAPQNPSHTLHRPQPKHPCTGNTEAGNQQPVAFENDQPKEANQLLPISVPVSSSPLLCQMIPVTGQAGVISAFIKPPSQPISNTVKPILPQSSPVSQPVLMGAPVSQGALMLVLPQAPIPQSPQQCPQTLVAVGNTKLLPLAPAPVFIASGQSSPPQMDFSRRRNYVCNFSGCRKTYFKSSHLKAHLRTHTGEKPFSCNWEGCDKKFARSDELSRHRRTHTGEKKFACPVCDRRFMRSDHLTKHARRHMTTKKVPAWQAEVGKLNRISGTDKVQSSGPSLGMVVSMPAPI, from the exons GTGGACTTCATGGATATTTGCGAGTCCATCCTTGAAAGGAAGAGACACGACAGCGAGAGGTCCACGTGCAGCACTTTAGAGCAGAATGATTTTGAAGCCGTGGAAGCGCTGGTGTGCATGAGTTCTTGGGGGCAGCGGTCACATAAAGGAGAAGTGCTCAAGATGAGACCTTTAACTCCTGCCTCCGACTCGTCCGACTTCATCATGCATTGCGACTCCGCACAGCAGCTGCCCAAGGATTATCATTCCATCTCTATGCTG TGTATGACTCCACCCCGCAGCCCTGAGTTTGCAGAACCCTGCACTACGCTCCCAGCTGCCTCCCAAGTGACATATTCTAAGCCAGTAACAGTTATGTCAAGCAGTTCTGCCTGTTCAGTTAGTTCTTCAGTTGTGTACAAGCCACTGGTTTCAAGCATCCCCAGGGCACCTTCTCCGGCAGTGGAAGTATGTAAGCCATGCAGGGCAATGGCCACCAGCGTGATACGCCACACAGCCGACAGCTCTCCTTTCCGTCGCATACCCGAGCCACCAGCACAAGCAAAAGCACCAGCACCTAAATGCACTGCCGAAAAGAAACACAAACCTGATCATTCCAAACCCCCTGAAGAAGCACCAGCCCCACAGAACCCTTCCCACACACTGCATCGGCCTCAGCCCAAACACCCCTGTACGGGCAATACAGAAGCAGGCAACCAGCAGCCAGTGGCATTTGAAAATGATCAGCCTAAGGAGGCCAACCAGTTGCTTCCCATTTCTGTTCCTGTGTCCAGCTCGCCGCTGCTCTGTCAGATGATTCCAGTTACTGGGCAGGCAGGCGTTATTTCTGCTTTTATTAAGCCTCCTTCCCAGCCGATTTCTAATACAGTAAAGCCTATTCTCCCCCAGTCTTCCCCCGTCTCCCAGCCAGTGCTCATGGGAGCTCCAGTGTCTCAGGGTGCTTTAATGCTTGTGCTTCCTCAGGCTCCCATCCCCCAGTCCCCCCAACAGTGTCCTCAGACTCTCGTGGCTGTAGGTAACACTAAGCTCCTCCCTCTCGCTCCAGCCCCTGTTTTTATTGCTTCCGGACAGAGCAGCCCCCCACAAATGGACTTCTCTAGAAGGCGCAACTACGTCTGCAACTTCTCTGGGTGCAGGAAGACCTACTTTAAAAGTTCCCACCTAAAGGCGCACCTTCGTACACATACAG GGGAAAAGCCATTCAGCTGTAACTGGGAAGGATGCGATAAGAAATTTGCTCGCTCTGATGAACTTTCCAGGCACcgaagaactcacacaggggaaaaGAAATTTGCCTGCCCCGTGTGTGACCGCAGATTCATGCGCAGTGATCACCTTACGAAGCACGCCCGGCGACACATGACCACAAAAAAAGTGCCCGCTTGGCAAGCGGAAGTTGGGAAACTGAACAGAATCTCTGGGACAGACAAAGTACAAAGTTCCGGCCCATCACTTGGCATGGTGGTGTCTATGCCCGCACCGATCTAA
- the klf11 gene encoding Krueppel-like factor 11, with translation MQDSVDFMDICESILERKRHDSERSTCSTLEQNDFEAVEALVCMSSWGQRSHKGEVLKMRPLTPASDSSDFIMHCDSAQQLPKDYHSISMLCMTPPRSPEFAEPCTTLPAASQVTYSKPVTVMSSSSACSVSSSVVYKPLVSSIPRAPSPAVEVCKPCRAMATSVIRHTADSSPFRRIPEPPAQAKAPAPKCTAEKKHKPDHSKPPEEAPAPQNPSHTLHRPQPKHPCTGNTEAGNQQPVAFENDQPKEANQLLPISVPVSSSPLLCQMIPVTGQAGVISAFIKPPSQPISNTVKPILPQSSPVSQPVLMGAPVSQGALMLVLPQAPIPQSPQQCPQTLVAVGNTKLLPLAPAPVFIASGQSSPPQMDFSRRRNYVCNFSGCRKTYFKSSHLKAHLRTHTGEKPFSCNWEGCDKKFARSDELSRHRRTHTGEKKFACPVCDRRFMRSDHLTKHARRHMTTKKVPAWQAEVGKLNRISGTDKVQSSGPSLGMVVSMPAPI, from the exons GTGGACTTCATGGATATTTGCGAGTCCATCCTTGAAAGGAAGAGACACGACAGCGAGAGGTCCACGTGCAGCACTTTAGAGCAGAATGATTTTGAAGCCGTGGAAGCGCTGGTGTGCATGAGTTCTTGGGGGCAGCGGTCACATAAAGGAGAAGTGCTCAAGATGAGACCTTTAACTCCTGCCTCCGACTCGTCCGACTTCATCATGCATTGCGACTCCGCACAGCAGCTGCCCAAGGATTATCATTCCATCTCTATGCTG TGTATGACTCCACCCCGCAGCCCTGAGTTTGCAGAACCCTGCACTACGCTCCCAGCTGCCTCCCAAGTGACATATTCTAAGCCAGTAACAGTTATGTCAAGCAGTTCTGCCTGTTCAGTTAGTTCTTCAGTTGTGTACAAGCCACTGGTTTCAAGCATCCCCAGGGCACCTTCTCCGGCAGTGGAAGTATGTAAGCCATGCAGGGCAATGGCCACCAGCGTGATACGCCACACAGCCGACAGCTCTCCTTTCCGTCGCATACCCGAGCCACCAGCACAAGCAAAAGCACCAGCACCTAAATGCACTGCCGAAAAGAAACACAAACCTGATCATTCCAAACCCCCTGAAGAAGCACCAGCCCCACAGAACCCTTCCCACACACTGCATCGGCCTCAGCCCAAACACCCCTGTACGGGCAATACAGAAGCAGGCAACCAGCAGCCAGTGGCATTTGAAAATGATCAGCCTAAGGAGGCCAACCAGTTGCTTCCCATTTCTGTTCCTGTGTCCAGCTCGCCGCTGCTCTGTCAGATGATTCCAGTTACTGGGCAGGCAGGCGTTATTTCTGCTTTTATTAAGCCTCCTTCCCAGCCGATTTCTAATACAGTAAAGCCTATTCTCCCCCAGTCTTCCCCCGTCTCCCAGCCAGTGCTCATGGGAGCTCCAGTGTCTCAGGGTGCTTTAATGCTTGTGCTTCCTCAGGCTCCCATCCCCCAGTCCCCCCAACAGTGTCCTCAGACTCTCGTGGCTGTAGGTAACACTAAGCTCCTCCCTCTCGCTCCAGCCCCTGTTTTTATTGCTTCCGGACAGAGCAGCCCCCCACAAATGGACTTCTCTAGAAGGCGCAACTACGTCTGCAACTTCTCTGGGTGCAGGAAGACCTACTTTAAAAGTTCCCACCTAAAGGCGCACCTTCGTACACATACAG GGGAAAAGCCATTCAGCTGTAACTGGGAAGGATGCGATAAGAAATTTGCTCGCTCTGATGAACTTTCCAGGCACcgaagaactcacacaggggaaaaGAAATTTGCCTGCCCCGTGTGTGACCGCAGATTCATGCGCAGTGATCACCTTACGAAGCACGCCCGGCGACACATGACCACAAAAAAAGTGCCCGCTTGGCAAGCGGAAGTTGGGAAACTGAACAGAATCTCTGGGACAGACAAAGTACAAAGTTCCGGCCCATCACTTGGCATGGTGGTGTCTATGCCCGCACCGATCTAA
- the klf11 gene encoding Krueppel-like factor 11 isoform X2: MDICESILERKRHDSERSTCSTLEQNDFEAVEALVCMSSWGQRSHKGEVLKMRPLTPASDSSDFIMHCDSAQQLPKDYHSISMLCMTPPRSPEFAEPCTTLPAASQVTYSKPVTVMSSSSACSVSSSVVYKPLVSSIPRAPSPAVEVCKPCRAMATSVIRHTADSSPFRRIPEPPAQAKAPAPKCTAEKKHKPDHSKPPEEAPAPQNPSHTLHRPQPKHPCTGNTEAGNQQPVAFENDQPKEANQLLPISVPVSSSPLLCQMIPVTGQAGVISAFIKPPSQPISNTVKPILPQSSPVSQPVLMGAPVSQGALMLVLPQAPIPQSPQQCPQTLVAVGNTKLLPLAPAPVFIASGQSSPPQMDFSRRRNYVCNFSGCRKTYFKSSHLKAHLRTHTGEKPFSCNWEGCDKKFARSDELSRHRRTHTGEKKFACPVCDRRFMRSDHLTKHARRHMTTKKVPAWQAEVGKLNRISGTDKVQSSGPSLGMVVSMPAPI, encoded by the exons ATGGATATTTGCGAGTCCATCCTTGAAAGGAAGAGACACGACAGCGAGAGGTCCACGTGCAGCACTTTAGAGCAGAATGATTTTGAAGCCGTGGAAGCGCTGGTGTGCATGAGTTCTTGGGGGCAGCGGTCACATAAAGGAGAAGTGCTCAAGATGAGACCTTTAACTCCTGCCTCCGACTCGTCCGACTTCATCATGCATTGCGACTCCGCACAGCAGCTGCCCAAGGATTATCATTCCATCTCTATGCTG TGTATGACTCCACCCCGCAGCCCTGAGTTTGCAGAACCCTGCACTACGCTCCCAGCTGCCTCCCAAGTGACATATTCTAAGCCAGTAACAGTTATGTCAAGCAGTTCTGCCTGTTCAGTTAGTTCTTCAGTTGTGTACAAGCCACTGGTTTCAAGCATCCCCAGGGCACCTTCTCCGGCAGTGGAAGTATGTAAGCCATGCAGGGCAATGGCCACCAGCGTGATACGCCACACAGCCGACAGCTCTCCTTTCCGTCGCATACCCGAGCCACCAGCACAAGCAAAAGCACCAGCACCTAAATGCACTGCCGAAAAGAAACACAAACCTGATCATTCCAAACCCCCTGAAGAAGCACCAGCCCCACAGAACCCTTCCCACACACTGCATCGGCCTCAGCCCAAACACCCCTGTACGGGCAATACAGAAGCAGGCAACCAGCAGCCAGTGGCATTTGAAAATGATCAGCCTAAGGAGGCCAACCAGTTGCTTCCCATTTCTGTTCCTGTGTCCAGCTCGCCGCTGCTCTGTCAGATGATTCCAGTTACTGGGCAGGCAGGCGTTATTTCTGCTTTTATTAAGCCTCCTTCCCAGCCGATTTCTAATACAGTAAAGCCTATTCTCCCCCAGTCTTCCCCCGTCTCCCAGCCAGTGCTCATGGGAGCTCCAGTGTCTCAGGGTGCTTTAATGCTTGTGCTTCCTCAGGCTCCCATCCCCCAGTCCCCCCAACAGTGTCCTCAGACTCTCGTGGCTGTAGGTAACACTAAGCTCCTCCCTCTCGCTCCAGCCCCTGTTTTTATTGCTTCCGGACAGAGCAGCCCCCCACAAATGGACTTCTCTAGAAGGCGCAACTACGTCTGCAACTTCTCTGGGTGCAGGAAGACCTACTTTAAAAGTTCCCACCTAAAGGCGCACCTTCGTACACATACAG GGGAAAAGCCATTCAGCTGTAACTGGGAAGGATGCGATAAGAAATTTGCTCGCTCTGATGAACTTTCCAGGCACcgaagaactcacacaggggaaaaGAAATTTGCCTGCCCCGTGTGTGACCGCAGATTCATGCGCAGTGATCACCTTACGAAGCACGCCCGGCGACACATGACCACAAAAAAAGTGCCCGCTTGGCAAGCGGAAGTTGGGAAACTGAACAGAATCTCTGGGACAGACAAAGTACAAAGTTCCGGCCCATCACTTGGCATGGTGGTGTCTATGCCCGCACCGATCTAA